CACGAAACAGCGGCACAACAACAATATTTTGAGTGATTTACCAAGAACCGATCTGTCAGATTGTGCAGTTTAGAACATATATAATTTCTGCTTTAATAGTGGGGTATTAGAAGAAGCAAGGATTTTTTCACGGAGCATGGCATGAAGATCGGAATCCTGGGAGCAGGCAACATTGGCGCCACTGCTGCGCGGCTTTTCGTGGCCGCCGGACATGACGTGGCTGTCAGCAACTCGCGCGGACCGGATTCTTTACGCGATCTGATCGTCGAGCTTGGTCCGCAGGCAAATGCCATGACGATTCGCGACGCGGCCCGCTTTGGCGAAGTAATATTGCTCGCCGTTCCGTGGCGCTCGCCAGAGGCTCTGCCCGAACCGGAGCTGCTGCGCAACAAAATTGTGATTGACGCCATGAATCCCTACCGGCCCGACGGCGGGTTTTACGATCTGGGCGGATCCACCTCATCGGAGGAAGTCCTGAAGCGGATGCCCGGATCGCGACTGGTAAAAGCCTTCAACACCATTTATTACGTCCATCTGGCGGGCCGTGGCCGCAAAGACCTGCCCATAGACGAGCGTCATACCATTTATCTCGCGGGTGATGATGTTGAGGCGAAAAAGATCGTCGCAGAGTTGATTGAGGAAATCGGCTTTGCGGCGGTCGATACCGGATCGCTGCGCGAAGGGGGACGCCTGCAAGAACCGGACTCACCTATCTACAACAAAACCTATAATGCCCGTGAAGCCCGGCAGTTTCTCTCCACGCTCGAAGAAAAAAAAGCATGAGAATCTGGCGGCTTTTGTGTCTTGTGCTTCTGTCTCTGCTGGTCCTGCCTTTGATGGCGCAGGAAGCCGGGGACAAAGTTGTTTCCATCGCTCAGGCTGTGGAGAACGCGGTGCAGCAGAGCAAGCTCACGCTGGCGGGCGGTGCTCCATTCCATTTGAAAGCGCACATCACGAACTCCGGTGCGCCCAAACCGGAGTACACGGCTGACGTGGAAGAGTATTGGGTGTCGCCGGAAAAATGGCAGCGCACGGTGCAATCCCCCGGCTTTTCGCAGACGTTAATCGTCAATGGCGACAAGGTCTCTGAAAAACTCACGGGCGACTATTACCCTTTCTGGCTGCACGATCTGGTTACCGCGCTGTTTGATCCGCTGCCAATGGCGGACCAACTCAAAGCTATGCAGGGACAACTGGAGATCCCGGAAGATTCAACCAAATCAAACTCCTGTTTGAACATGCAAACTAAAGTGGGAATCGCCCCGGCGCAAAACAGCCTGGGCATGGGTTTTTGTTTTGGCGGCAGGGGCGGACTGCTTCAGGCGGCGGTCACTCCCGGTTACAAGGCGCAATTTGATAGCTATCTGCCGTTCAAGAAGAAGATGATTGCGCGAACCATCAAGGCTGAATTTGCGCCAGACCTTGTACTTACCGCAAAAATCACCCAGCTTGACGAACTCCCCAGCCCCGACGAAAAGCTATTCGCCATCGATGCCCCAACGCCTGCTGCAGACCAAATGAAGACCTTCCAGGTGACGGAAGGTTCAGCGCGGGCTTTGGCTGTGAACACTCCGGCCATCGTGTGGCCAACGGTGCGCGAAGGGAAGACTGAAGGAGTAATGAGCGTCTATGTCTCAGTCGATCGCTCAGGGCAGGTCCGCGAAGTTTGGCCTCTGGCGACCAATAACCCGGAGCTAAACCAGGCAGCTCGCGAACAGCTTCTGCGCTGGCAATATAAGCCATATAACAATGGTGGGCCATCACAGATGGAAGCGGTGCTGACGTTCGCATTTGCCACCCGCATTGAAAATCCCGTACCGGTTTTGAGTGATGCGCAAGCGCGCAAGCTGGCTACCCGCGTAGTTGAAGCCGTGGTCCCGCCGGGTAAAGCCAGTAAGGGAACGAAATTTACATTGCGAGTTTCAGTGGACGAAGCCGGCAAAGCGCAGACGGTCCAGAACCAGAACAAAGTGGCGCCCGCGCTTTATACGGCCGGGGTCGCCGCGCTGAAGCAGTGGCGTTTTCGTCCATACATGAATCAGGGCAAACCAGACAGGTTTTACGCTGACATTACCTTCCAGGTGCGCTGACTTTCAGGCCGTCTATAATGTCGTTTACCTTGCTGTCCTTAAAAGTTGCATTGGATAACGCTGGGACGGACTGCCTCATCTATATATCCGCATGAAATTCATTTCAGCAGGAACTTGCGCATGAAAACGAACTTCGTTCTTTCTCTGGCTCTCTCCGCTTTTGCATTTCTGCCACTCACCGCCCAGCAAGGCGCCGCGCCCGCCACGCCGGACAATCAGAATCCACCTCAGTCAACCCAGAGTTCCCCGGAAAACAATTCACCACAGGACGCGCAAAAACCAGATGCTCAGTCCAACGCCGATGATAGGCAGAATGATGATCAGCAAAACGCAAAAGTCCCTGTTTACCGCGTGACGGTAGTGGAGCGCACCACGCAAGCGGTGGATTACCGCGATCGTGGCGGCACCACGCAGGTGGATTTCAAGGGGACGTCGCTCATGCCTGCGGTGGACGGAAACGCCAAGGTCACCGGGCACACGGGCCGGTTGGCGATTGATGCTTCGCTGCATCATCTGGCGCCGCCGCGCAGCTTTGGTCCGGAATACCTGACGTATGTTCTGTGGGCCATCACGCCGGAAGGCCGTCCGCTCAACATGGGTGAAATCAGGCCCAATGACGACGGCAACTCACGCCTGCAAGTCACCAGCGGATTGCAGGAGTTCGGAATGATTGTGACGGCGGAGCCATACTTCGCGGTCACGCGTCCCAGTAATCTGGTGGTCGCGGAAAACATTGTGCGGCAGGATACAGCGGGCGGAATTCATCCCATTTCAGCCAAGTTCGATCTGCTGCAAAAAGGCCAGTACACCGTGAATATTCCGGCAGACCAGTTGCCCGCCACCACCGCAGACAGAAGGACGCCGCTGGAGTTGCTGGAAGCACAAAATGCCATCGCTATTGCGCAGGCCGCTGGAGCCGACCAATACGCGGCTGACACGCTGGGGAAAGCCAAGGCGTATTTGGCGCAAGGCCAGAATTATCTCAAGCAAAAGCAGAACATTACGCCCATCGGGGCGGTGGCGCGCGCGGCCACACAAGCGGCTGAAGACGCCCGGCTGTTGACGCTCCAGAAAAAGCAGGAAGAGCAAACCGCGGCGGAAAAACAACGCGCCCTGGACCGCATACAGCAGGCGCAATCGCAGGCTGAATCTGAAGCGGCCCGTGCTGAAGCAGCCCGCCTGGACGCGCAACACCAGAAAGAGCAACGCGAATTGGCAGAGCAGGAACGCCAGGCCGCGGAACAAGCGCGGTTAGAAGCGGAACAGGCTGCGCAACAGGCGGCACAGGATCGGGCCGCTGCCCAACAACAACTACAGGCATCCGAACAGGCTCGCCAAACTGCGGCACAACAGGCCGAGCAAGCCCGCTTGCAGGCGCAGCAAGCTGATCAGGCCCGGGCGCAGGCGATACAACAGGCAGAAGAGCAACGCCAGCGTTTGCTCAAGCAACTCAACCAGGTCCTGCAAACGCGTGACAGCGCCCGCGGACTGATCGTAAGCATGTCCGACGTGCTTTTCGACTTCAATCGAGCCACGCTGAAGCCAGGGGCCCAACTGCGTCTGGCAAAAGTCTCAGGCATCATCATGGCTTATCCAGACCTCAAGCTGGAAATTGACGGCTTTACTGACAACAAGGGAACGCCGCAGTACAACATGACTCTTTCCGACAAACGGGCCAAGGCCGTGCGCGATTTTCTGGTTTCTCAAGGCGTAGGCACTGACGCTGTCACAACCAAGGGATTCGGAGAATCAAATCCTGTAGCCACTAATGCCACAGCCGCCGGACGCCAGCAGAATCGCAGAGTGGAACTGGTCGTAAGCGGCAGCTCGATTGGCAGCAACGGCGCGCCCGGATCGATGGTTGGCACAAGTCCCGGTTCTGCCGGCGGAGTTTCTGGAGCCACGCAGACCAACCCGAGTTCTCCGCAGCCTGTTACCTCTGCTCCGGGCAGCGTTGCCAGTCCGGCAGGGACATCGGGAACACAAACCATTCCATCGAACGGCTCGCAACCTCCGGTATCGAATCCTCCTCCAGCGGACAACAAGCCGCCGAATCTTTAAGTTTCAACTTTGTTTTGAAAATAGATGCTGCGAAAAGTAGCATCTATTTTTTGCAGCTTATTGTTTTTAATCGGGTAGAAGGATATTAAAGAAGTAACCTGTGAACCTCGATCACAAATCGGCTCTATCTTTATATTATGAGGTGGAACAAGTTTGTGCTATTCGCCTTCCTCATCGAGCACAGGCAGGCTGTAAAGCGACACATGGCCGCGCCGTTCGCGCTCCAATTCCGGCAATTCACGGACCAGTTCAAACCGCACTTCCTCATGGCATTTACCGCAAGGCGGGAAGGTTTGTCCCCCAATCAAGGTTACCTCATGGGGCAGCCGATGTTGGGAGTGAATCACGCGATAAATCCCGCTTTCAGGAATGATGGACGAGCTTTTGTAAAGCAAAGCCATAATGGTGTGCACTTTTGAACAAGAGCTCGCAAGATTGCCGCTAACTGCTAATCGATGCAGTTACCCGTTCGCAAGTTGGTACGATTTTTCGGTTACCTAGCGTTTGCAGGAATTTGGTCTCCGCAATCCGCTTTCTATGCCTAAAGTGACAATTTTCGTCTGATCGTAGTATCCAGGAACTCTCTTGGCCCATTTCCAGACGGCAAAAAAAGCAAGTTCCTTCTGGATTTGGAAAATTCGGGTCTTGTGGGATTTTTTTCTCGCTAAGCTTTCTCTTTTCAACTCTTCTCTCTAAATGATGGATAACTGCGGCACTATTTGGCTTGAATGTTGACTTAATTGGCTTTTACCTGCGCTGAAAATCGGATAATATGGCTAACGTGTCCACTTCCCTCAAGTGCGTCATCACTCTGGCTGTCGTGCTTGGGATTCTTTATGTCCTGATCTCTCCTCTGCCGGAAATGGACGCCGCTTTTTCAGGAAAATCTGCCCTCACTTTTTTCATTCTT
The Terriglobia bacterium genome window above contains:
- a CDS encoding NADPH-dependent F420 reductase; the encoded protein is MKIGILGAGNIGATAARLFVAAGHDVAVSNSRGPDSLRDLIVELGPQANAMTIRDAARFGEVILLAVPWRSPEALPEPELLRNKIVIDAMNPYRPDGGFYDLGGSTSSEEVLKRMPGSRLVKAFNTIYYVHLAGRGRKDLPIDERHTIYLAGDDVEAKKIVAELIEEIGFAAVDTGSLREGGRLQEPDSPIYNKTYNAREARQFLSTLEEKKA
- a CDS encoding energy transducer TonB translates to MRIWRLLCLVLLSLLVLPLMAQEAGDKVVSIAQAVENAVQQSKLTLAGGAPFHLKAHITNSGAPKPEYTADVEEYWVSPEKWQRTVQSPGFSQTLIVNGDKVSEKLTGDYYPFWLHDLVTALFDPLPMADQLKAMQGQLEIPEDSTKSNSCLNMQTKVGIAPAQNSLGMGFCFGGRGGLLQAAVTPGYKAQFDSYLPFKKKMIARTIKAEFAPDLVLTAKITQLDELPSPDEKLFAIDAPTPAADQMKTFQVTEGSARALAVNTPAIVWPTVREGKTEGVMSVYVSVDRSGQVREVWPLATNNPELNQAAREQLLRWQYKPYNNGGPSQMEAVLTFAFATRIENPVPVLSDAQARKLATRVVEAVVPPGKASKGTKFTLRVSVDEAGKAQTVQNQNKVAPALYTAGVAALKQWRFRPYMNQGKPDRFYADITFQVR
- a CDS encoding OmpA family protein, whose protein sequence is MKTNFVLSLALSAFAFLPLTAQQGAAPATPDNQNPPQSTQSSPENNSPQDAQKPDAQSNADDRQNDDQQNAKVPVYRVTVVERTTQAVDYRDRGGTTQVDFKGTSLMPAVDGNAKVTGHTGRLAIDASLHHLAPPRSFGPEYLTYVLWAITPEGRPLNMGEIRPNDDGNSRLQVTSGLQEFGMIVTAEPYFAVTRPSNLVVAENIVRQDTAGGIHPISAKFDLLQKGQYTVNIPADQLPATTADRRTPLELLEAQNAIAIAQAAGADQYAADTLGKAKAYLAQGQNYLKQKQNITPIGAVARAATQAAEDARLLTLQKKQEEQTAAEKQRALDRIQQAQSQAESEAARAEAARLDAQHQKEQRELAEQERQAAEQARLEAEQAAQQAAQDRAAAQQQLQASEQARQTAAQQAEQARLQAQQADQARAQAIQQAEEQRQRLLKQLNQVLQTRDSARGLIVSMSDVLFDFNRATLKPGAQLRLAKVSGIIMAYPDLKLEIDGFTDNKGTPQYNMTLSDKRAKAVRDFLVSQGVGTDAVTTKGFGESNPVATNATAAGRQQNRRVELVVSGSSIGSNGAPGSMVGTSPGSAGGVSGATQTNPSSPQPVTSAPGSVASPAGTSGTQTIPSNGSQPPVSNPPPADNKPPNL